CGCATGCGCCGCGTGGTCGAAGCTGAAGGATTCGACGGATGACACTCAGCCCAAAGCTCTTCCGGCGCCAGGTGATCGACGCTGCGCGTGCCGGCACGCCCACCCAACCGATCTGTCCACACGCAGCGCCAGCCGGATTCTGTGGTGGCTGCACCTTCCAGGATCGCACATATGCAGCCCAGGTGGCCGCGAAGCAGGCGGCACTGCGGGCACTGTGGCAGCTCGATCTTCCCGCCGACCTGCTGGCGCAGGTCGAGATGATCGGCTCGCCCAACCCATTCGGCTACCGCACGCGCATGGATTATGTGGCCAGCAAAGAGCGCTTCGGGCTGCGCCGGGGCGGTAAATACAACTATATTGTCGACCTGAACGAGTGCCATCTCATCCCGCCGGCGGCCTTTGCGGCCGCGCGCGCAGTCTATACCCAGGCCATCGAGCTGGGCCTGCCCGACTACAATCTGCGCTCGCATGCGGGCTTCCTACGCTATATCGTGGTGCGCCGCAGCCCACAGGGCACGCTGCTACTTGCAATCGTCACTGCGGCACCCGATGCCGAAGGCCACTACGCCGCGATCGTGGAGCAGCTGGCCGCGCGCGCGCTAGAGCAGCCTGCGGTAGCCGGGTTGCACTGGCTAATCAACGACACACTCACTGATCGCTCGTTCGGCACACCGCTACGCCACTGGGGTGCCGAGCTGCTCGAAATGCAGGTAGGAGCGCACACGCTGGCGATCGACCCGAACACGTTCTTCCAGAATAATGTACATCTGCTGCTGCCGCTGCTCGACGACATTCAACTAGCGGTGTGCGGTGGCCAACCTGAGTCGCCTGGCGACCACCGGCAGCCGACCGTAGCCGATCTCTATGGCGGCGTTGGCACGATCGCACTGCACCTGGCCGACCATGTAGGCCATGTCACGTGCGTCGAGTCGGTAGAAGCAAGCGCACACCTCGGCCAGCACAACATCAAAACCAGCGGCGCGCGCAATGTGGCCATGGTTGCCGCCGATGTGCTGGCATTCCTGCGCACACAGGCGCCTGGCGCATTCGATGTCGTGGTGGCCGACCCACCGCGCACCGGGCTTGGCCCGGACGTGTGCCGCGAGCTGTTGCGGCTGCGGCCGCGCCGGTTCGTGTACGTATCGTGCAACGCGCTCTCACAGCTCGATGATGCGCGCATGCTGCTGGCCGGGTACCGGCTCACGGCGCTGCGGGGCTACGATATGTTTCCGCAAACACCACATCTGGAAGTGCTGGCGATCTTCGAGGCCCGTGCATAGCGCCGGGCCAACCGTGGTAGCCCCCTCCACGCGCGGGCATGCGCAAAACAGGCCGCACACGACCGTTCATATTCGGTAAGAGGCCCGAATTACCCTGCCCAGGCACCGCAGTCTCGCCGCAGTGACAACCGGCCAGCGCATCCCCCCTGGCTCAACTGCCGCTCTATGCCGTAGTCTTGCCGTAGTTCTGCCGCACTAGCACCGCAGTGCGGCTTTGCTATGCTGTATACAACAATACAGCACACACTTACGGCAATAGTCGCGGCAAACAAGGAGACAGCGGTGATGACCATCCAAGCAACCTCCCGCCCGATCAACCGCACCAGCGCCAACCGCGCCGGTGGCGAGCGGCTTCTGGCGGCTACCACGCTCGATCCTCACGGGCTGAGCTTGCCGGCACTCGTGCAGCACTGCACCGCAGAGAGCGAGCACTTCTATCGCGGGCGCCCGTACGATACCAGTTTTGCCTACGAGCTCTTTCGCCGCGCACTGGTCGAGCGCGACGAGCAGGCCTGGGAGTATGTCTACGCCCACTATGCCCAGCTAGTCGAGAGCTGGGTACGGCGCAGCGGTGCGTTTGCGAGCTGTGGCGAAAGCAGCGAGTTCTTCATCGGCGCGGCCTTTACCAAGTTCTGGCGCGCTATGTCGCCCGAGCGCTTTGCAACCTTCCCAACCCTGGCGGCGCTGCTACACTACCTACAGCTCTGCACCGGCTCGGTGGTGATCGACAGCGTGCGCGCGCAATCGTGGGCCGAGATGATCTCGGACGACGCGCTGACGCCGAGTCAGATGCCGCAGGCATCGGCCGATGAGGAGGCACTCGAGCGCGTGCAGCGCGGCGAGTTCTGGCAGGCGATCGACACGCTGTTGCAGGACGACGCCGAGCGCGCGGTGGTGGTTGGCTCGTTTGTGCTCGGGCTCAAGCCTGGCGAGATCTATCACAACCGGCCCGACCTGTTCGGCGATATTCATGATGTCTATAACGTGAAACGCAATGTGTTAAGCCGCCTGAGCCGCAACAGCGAGCTACGCCACGAGCTTGGCTATGCATAAGCATTCTTATTGCTTGTGCGGCGCAGCTGCCCCGCCCCACCACGCAGTGGTTCATTCAATATGATCAACCAGCGCCGGCCCACAAGGCCGGCGCTGATTGGTTGGTGCTGGCAAGGCGATCTACCGGCGCGCTTGCGGCAAATACACGCGTTCGCCGATGAACAGCTGCACCGACACACTGGCCGTCTGATTGCTGCTATCGGTGGCTGTCAGCGTGATCGTATGCAGGCCCGGCTGGAGCGTGGTGATCGGCAGCGACGCGCCGGTACCCAGCAGGCCTTGCCGGCTGCTCGACCAGCTGAGCACACTATCGGCCAGCTGCCCGTCTTCGAGGTCGAAGCCGAAGCCTTGCAGCACCACCAGATCGCCGACTGGCACGGCCGCGCCGCTGATCGGGTTGCTGATCGTGGGCTGGGGCAGCTTGTTCGGCAGATTGATCGCCCCATCGGTCTCGTCGGTGGTGGTGTTGACCCCATCGGTGGCTACGACACGGAAATGCACATTAGTGCCGCCGGCCAGTGAGTCGACATCGACATCGTACGATGTGGTGGCCAGGTTTTCGGCCAGCAGCGCCCAGTTGGCGCCATCGTGGCTGTAGAACACGCTATAGTGCAACGTGTCGTTGTCGGGGTCGCTGGCGCTCCAGGCCAGCAGCTGGGTTGAGCCGGCAGCCCAGGTGGTAGCGCCGCTAGGGCTGGTAATCTGCAGGCTCGGCGCGTTCGGGCTGACCACCTGGGTGTCGAGCACTTTCGCGCCATGCAGCAGTACGATCGTCGTGGTACCATCGACCCACGGCACCACAAACGACAGCTCGGCCGTAGTCGAGTCGCTGGGATCGCCAACGCTGTTGAGGCCGCGCAGCAGCGGGTGGAACGAGTGATACTCGCTCTTGAAATCCACCGCAAAGTTAGTGGTTTGCACGATCGTGCCGCCGGCATCTTTCAGCTGCACCGCGTAGTCGCCGGTGGGCAACACGGTGGCAGGCACGCTTGCATCGGCCTGGTAGAGTTCGCCGAACGCGCCGGTATCGCTGATAGCCGGGTTGTCGATCATGGCATCAATACTCAGCACGCTCGACGGTATGGCATCGATGTCCGCGCGATTGGGCTGAGCTGCGGCCCCTGGCGCGAGCTTGTTGAACATGGTCGTCCAGGTAAAAGGCGAGATCCAACCCTGCTTCGAGCCACCGGCCGGGCAATAGCTCATCAAGTCGTGGGTGTTCGCAGGGTTATAGATCTTGCCAGTGATCGGGTTGAAGCCGAATTCCTGGATGCTCGACGAACTGTATGGGAAATTCGCGTTCCCATCGGCCGAGCCGCAGCTATCGCCGGTGTTCGTATGGAGCAGATTGTAATCGTGAGTGAGCTCGTGGCCCATAATCAGCGCGCCGCCGCCAGGATTGTCGGTGTCGGTGCCGGGCCGATCGGTACCAATGCCAACTACGCCCAGGCCGCCGGCATGCGGGTAGATCGGCATATCGGCGTGCCCGCCGCTGTAGCCCTGGTCGGGCACCCAGCCATAGACCTGATTGGCGCCGGTGAAGCCATTCGCGTTGAACATCCAGCTGAACACATTTTCCAGAATCCAGGTGCTGTTCAGATTCTGGATCAGCGCATGCTGGCCGGTGCCGCTGTCCAGGCTGCCGGTCCAGTTCAGGTAGCCGCTCGATACGGCGTAGTTAATGCCGTTGTTACGCATCGGCAACAGCTGGCTATACCATGCTGCCGCACCGCCGTTCACGGCCCAGCCACCGGCATACTGCTGCCCGCTATAGCCGGGCGGATGGTAGCGCAACCGGCGGCCGACCAGCTTAAGCGACTTGCGCGGCGAAAAGGTGCGTGTGAGAAGGCCGGACGCCGGGAAGCGGTTGTTCGACTCGTTGCTCTCGCTGATCGTATTGTTGGGATCGACCTCGGCATAGAAGCTGACGCTGATCGCATTCGAGAAGTTGACGTTGAAGTAGGCCTCGGCGGCGTCGTGTACGCTCTGGTCGAGGCTGGTCGTGGCGTTGCCGATCATGCTGACCAGGTATTCGACGCCATTGGCGAAGATGTGCAGGCGCACCGGTATGTTGTTCAGCCGGGTGAAGGGCGCGCCTACGCCCAGGTAGATCCGTGCGGTGGTGTCTTTCTTGGCCACATACGGCAGCGAGTTGTCGGCGCAACCGCTCAGGCCCTTGCTGGTGTCGAAGCACTGAATGCCCTGGGTGATCTCCGCGCCGAAGATCGAGAGGTCGGGCTTGATCTGGGTGACGATCAGGCCGGGATCGAAGGCCTTGTAGGCCGCTAGATTGATAAACGTATAGGTTGGCGGCAGGTTCACTGTGCTGCCCGCACTCGCGACGTTATTGGCCATGTCGGGGTCGAGCGCCTGGGCAGCCACACTGGCGCTGTTCAACAGCTTGCCTTCCTCAGCCGGCTTGACCACAATCGAGATTGTGGCAGCTGTGGCGCCGATACTCAGCGTGCCCAGGCTGCATGTCACAATCCCGGCGGCAAAGCTACAGCTGCCCTGGCTGGGTGTGGCCGAAACGAACGTGACGCCGGCCGGCAGCGTATCGACTACCGTGGCGCCGGGTGCGGCATTCGGCCCAGCGTTGGCCACAGTGAGCGAATAGGTCAGCTGGGCGCCAACGTTCACCGGCTCGGGCGCGGCAGTCTTGCCGATGCTCAGGTCGGCCTGGGTAGCCGACACGTCGGTGCAGACATTGTTGCGCAAGATATTCTCGAACACGTTGGCGCCGGCCGGGCTCAGGTAGCGTGGCAACGCGCGGAAGCCCCATAGCACATTGCACTGCGCGCCCAGCTGCCCGCTTGAAGTCTGACCGATCAGCGGGTAGGCCGTCGCCCCCTGCAGGTCGAGACGCTGAGCGATCCGCGTGACGGTGTTGGGCAAGCGCAGATCAGGCACCTCGCGTAGTGCGACGATCCGGTTGTAGAACGTCAGCTTGCCATCGGCTGGCAGGCTAATCGCCTTGGGTGTCAGCCAGACCGCATCGCCGGGGTTGAGCGCCTGGGCCTGCTTGTCGTTATTGAGCTGGGTATTGCCGATCGCGAGCGTACGCAGGCCGAAGAACGCCGCGCCGCCGTTGCCGACGCCGACGATGTAGCGACCGAACGAGCTGATATTGTTGAAGTTTGGCGGCGACGCGGCGCCGGCAGCCCAGCTCGTATCGTCACCCAGAATGATCGAGTCGACCGTGCTGAAATCGAAGGCAGTGTTGCTCTGGAGCACGGTCGACACGGTGAAGCCGCGCAGTTGCAACATCGCTTTGAAGCCATCGCGGGCGACTGTGTCGGTGGTGTAGACGTAGGCAACGTTCAGGCCGGCAGCGTGCGCAACCGACTGAGGTGGCAGGCTGGGCCAGGCCGCACCGAGCACAAGCGCAACCAGGGCCAGCAAGCCGGCCATCGATACCAGGCGTGAAAACGGCATTCGGCACTCCTTTGATAATCGGCAAACACTGCGAGGGCGGCAGGCTGCAAATTAGCGACGCCCCACCGGGATATACAGCCGCGAGCGGATCGTGTAGATCGTGAAGGTAGCCGTGTTCGAGAGGCCACCGCCCGGCCCAGGGTTCTCGACCGTGATGCTGCCCTGGCCACCCAGCGCCAGGTCGGCAGCCGTGACGAGCATCTTAAGCGTGGTGGCGTTCACATAGCTGGTCGGGCGGTTTGCGCCATTCCACTGCGCCTGCGAGTCGCCAATGAAGTTGGCGCCGGTGATCAGCAGCGTGAGCTGATCGGCCGTCGCGACATCGACCAGAGTCTGGCTCGGGCTAATACCGGCGATCGTCGGTGTCGGGTTTTCGCCCGGCGCGGCGACATTGAACTCGGCTGTGTTCGAGAGGCCACCACCCGGCCCAGGGTTGAATACACTCACACCAACCGGGCCGCCGGCCGCGATATCGGCGGCGCTGATCTGCGCGGTAAGCTGGCCGGCGCTCACGAAGGTAGTGGTGCGATCAGTGCCATTCCAGCGCACCTTCGAGCCGGCAATAAAATTCGTGCCGTTCACGGTCAGCGTGAAAGCCACGCCGCCGGCCGGCGCCGAGCCGGGCGTGATGGTGGTGATCGAGGGCAATGGGTTATCGCCCGGCGCCGTGATCGTGAACTTCTCCTGGTTCGACGTGCCGCCGCCCGGCGCGGGGTTGACAACCTTGATATTGATTGACCCGGCCGCCGCGATCTTATCGGCCGAGATGCCGGCGGTCAGCTTGGTGTTGTTGACAAACGTCGTCGTCAGTGCAGTAGCACCCCAGTAGATTACGGCGCCAGGCACAAAATCCGCGCCCTGTACCGCCAGCGTGAAGGCCGCGCCGCCGGCCGGCGCCGAGCCAGGCGCCAGGCTGAGCAGCGCCGGGATGGGGTTGGCGGTGTGCAGGCCCACCACCGCATCGTCGATAAACGCCGCCGCATACACCGAGGTGCCATCGGGGCTAACGCCGATATCGCGCGCGCCGTCGAGCAGCGGCAGCGCCGGCCCGCCGACCAGCGGGTTGCGCTGCACCAGCTGGCTGAAGCTGAGCAGGCCAGTCTCAGTGTCGCGCGTAAACGCCGCGATCGACTTATCGTTGAAGCCGGTGGCGAACAGGTACTTGCTGTTGGGGCTGAGCGCCACGCCGCTCACGCCATCCAGGCCATCAATACCGCCGGCGTTGTCCTTGTAGGTGCGTACACGCGCGACGCTGCCGTCGAGGCCGTTGCGCTTGAATACGACCACCGCGCCATCGTAGGTACCTACGACATACACGAACAGACCGTCGGGACTGACCGCAACCTGGTATGCGCCGCCCAGGCCGTCGAGGAAACCGCTGCCAAATAAGCAGGCCAGCAGATCGCACTCGTTGCGCGTCTGCACGTGCGACAGCGTGCCGTCGGCCGGGTTGCGCTTATACACCACCAATGCGCCGGTGTTAGCGTCGGGGCTGCTGTAGGCGGTGACATACAGGCTCAGGCCGTCGGGGCTGAGCGCCAGCCCGTGCGCGCCGGCCAGCCCGGCGTCGTTCACCGATGTGACAAAATTGGGCAAGCCAGTGCTAGAGCTGCGGCTGAAGATCGACACCGTGCCGGCGGTTGTGCTCGAGACATAGATGAAGCGCCCATCGGGGCTGACCACCACGCCGTAGGCGCCGCTCAGGCCAGATTGGAAGGTGCCGCCCTGGCTGAGCATCCCCGTGCTGGTGTCGCGGTACATGGTCACCAGCGCGTTGGCGGCGCTGCTGGCCACGTACACATTCTTGCCGTCGGGGCTGACAGTCACAAGCCGCGCGCCGTTCAGGCCGTTCAGCGCAGCGTTGGTAAAATTCTGGATGGATGTCAGCGTGCCGCTCGCCGGGTCGCGGCTAAACACCGACACCGCATTGCTCAGGTTGCCAGTCACATACACATTATTGCCATCGGGGCTGATCGCCACGCCGTAGGCGCCATCGAGGCCCTTGGCCGGGCTGTTATTGATGCTCTGGCCGGGCTTGGCCAGCAGCGGCGGCGGCGCCGGCTCGCCCTTACAGGCCAGGTTGAAGCTGGTAGCCGGGTGGGCCGGGTCGTCGCTGGTGAAGGTCAGCGTGGCGGTGCGGATGCCCAGGGCGCTGGGCAGGCAGCGCACCTGTACAGTGTGGCGCTGGCCAGGTGCGAGCGTGGCCGGCACCACGTTCAGCACCTGGAAGTCGGCCGGGTTGCTGCCGCCAAGTGCCGGGTTTGCCAGCGCGGGGTGCAGATCGGCATCGCCGGTGCTGCTGATCACGAACGTAGCGTCGATCGCGGTAAAGACGATTGTCGTGCCGAGGTCGATCGGGCCGGGCGCGGCCGGGGCCGAACCGAAAGCCGGCTTGGGCACAGTCGTGCCGGTGCAGGTGAGCGTATAGCTCACCTGTGGATGGGCCAGGTCGTTGGTGGTAAATGTCAGTGTGGCGGTGCGCAGGCCGGCGCCGGAAGGCGCGCAATAGAGGCTCACCTGCTTGGCCGCGCCGCCATCGGCAATGCTAAGCGGGAATGGAATGTTCACAGCCAGCGCAAAGTCGTTGGCGTTCGGGCCGCTGATGTGCGGATTGCTGACCTGGAGCGTGGTGTTGCCCGTCTCGAAGATCGTCAGCAGCGCATCGGCCGAGCCGCCGATCACGGCACTGCCGAAGTCGATCGAGCCGGGCTGCACCGGCGTCGAGCCATAGCCGGCGAGTAGTGGGTCGTTCTCGAGTGCGCCTATGTCGCACACGGCCCCGGCCTGGCCGTCGCCATCCTTGGGCCGCGGGTCGCCGCGCTGGTCGATATTGCCCACCGGCACAGCCGCACAGATCGCCGGGTCGCCCACGTCGATTGCCGGGCTGCCGGCCAGCAGCTTCTGGCTCAGCAGCGCTGTAAGCGGGCCGCCGTTGAACGCCGGTGCGTCAAGCTTGGCACTCTGGCCGCTCAGGTCGCCGGCCTGGTTGAACCCGCAGGTGCCGGCGCTATCGAGGTTGTGGCCGAGCGAGCTGATCGTGCCGGTGCAGTTGTCGCCGACGCTCGTGTCGACGATGCTATTGCCGAGCGTGGCGCTGTGGCCGGGCGCGTTGAAGATCGCGCCGCCGTGGCCGCTGCTATTGACTGCGGCGTTGGCCGAAAATGTGACATTGCGCGCCGTGAAGCTCGAGGCCGGCCCGCCCATCTGGGTAGTGGTGTTGTTAATCGCGCCGCCGTTGCCCAGCAGCGCGGCGTTGGCGGTAAAGGTGCTATTCTCGATGCTCAGGTTGCCGTGCCGGTCGTTGGCAATCGCGCCGCCGTCGCCCAGCGCGACGGCGTTATTGAGAAAGAGCGCCTGGCTGATGTCGAGCGTACCGCCGGCGTTGTAGAGCGCGCCGCCCTGGCCGCTATTGCCCGCCGAGGCGGCAATGTTGCCGTTGAAGGCAGTCTGGCTGATCACGGTGGTAGCGTTGATCGCGCTGTACAGCGCGCCGCCGTTGCTGGTGGGCGTCAGGTTGCCATTGAACGCGCTGCGCAGAATGGTGACGGTAGTATCGCTATCGGCATACAGCGCGCCGCCACCCCTGGGGGCCGACTCGTTCGAGCCAGTGCCGTTGACCAGGTTACCCGAGAAGATCGTGTCGGAGAGATCGGCTGACTTGGCGCTGTAGTATACCGCGCCACCACCTTTGTCGGCGAGATTGCCGCTGAAGTTAGTCAGCGCGAGCTTGAGTGTCTCGGATCCGTCGACATAGATTGCACCGCCGTAGCCAGTGGCCGAGTTGTTGGCCACGCCATTGACGCCCTTGGCCTTGTTGCCCATGAAGGTGCTGCCGACGATATTGACCACGCCGTTCGAGTTGATCGCGCCGCCGTCGCCATCGGCAATATTGTTTACGAACGCCACGCCCAGCGCATTGATCGTGCCGCGGTTGAGATCGAGGATGGCCGCGCCGCCGCCACTGGTGTGCGCATCTTTCAGCGTCAGGTTCACCAGGTTCAGCGTGCCGCTCGGTGCGATCCGGAAGATGTGCAGGTCGTTCTGCGGGCTACCGCCGCTGATCGTCACCGGGCCGGTAATCGTCACGTTCTTATTGATCATCGGCAGGTCGAGCGAGCTAGGCGGCGGCGGCATGGTGATCGTCGCGCCGGCAGCGCTGCCGCCAAACACGATCAGGTTCATGCCATCGCCGGCCGAACACTGGTGGTAGGGCGCGCCGTTGAACGAGGCCTGTAGCGCCTCGTAGAGCGAGCAGCCGTTGCCGTCGGTGTTCTCGATCGCGCTATTCGTGACGGTGATCGTCGAGGGGATGATCCCGGCGGCTGCGGGTTGTGGCACCGGCAGCGTCAGCCCTAGCCCGATCAGCAGCGCGGTGAAAAAATAGTGAAAGGAACGTTTCTTGAATGCCTGCATGGACTGCTCCTTGCCAAGCCGAAATGCCTGGAATTGCACTATGGCTAACACGTAATGATGTGGAGTAAACACGCCTGTAGAGGTCGGGCAGTATGACCAAGGCACGACCGATAGGCTATTGCGATCGGGCCGGAGTGACGCTATGCTACGGATGCCTGGGCGTACTGTATAGCCGAGCCACACCGGCAATGGCATGGCCCACCGGCCGATTGGAGCGGCACGATTCGAATGCTACACCCATGTCGGCAGCCGCCAACCGAGGCACGATTGGCGACCACCGGTCTGCAGCGACAGCAGCAGCGTGAGTGTACTACATCAAGCCGAACACAACCTGACATTTCTTGCCAACCCGGCAACCGATTTGCCACTTCCCACACGTTTAGTTCATGAGCGGCCCCACGATCGTTCTATCGACGTTGTCTACGCGGGAGGCTCTATGCACGCCAATGCCGTTCCCCCCCCCATCACGTTCGGCAGCTTCGGTACTATGCTGCGCTACCTGCGCCGCCGGGCACGCATGCAACAGCGCGACCTGGCAATTGCGGTGGGCTATAGCGAGAGCCAGATCTGCCGGCTCGAGCAGAACCAGCGCCTGCCGGATATAACCACGCTGGCCGCGCTATTCGTGCCAGCGCTGGGGCTAGAGCGCGAGCCCGACCTGGCCGGGCAGCTGCTCGAGCTGGCAGCGGCTGCGCGCGGTGAGCAGCCGGGCCGGCCGGCACCCACGGCACCGCCGCGCGCCGCAGCTACGCCGGCCGAGAACCTGCCGACGCCGCTGACACCGCTGATCGACCGCACCCGCGAGGCCGCTGCCGCACGCCAGGCGATCGAGCGCGACGACCTGCGCCTGCTGACGCTGGTCGGGCCGCCCGGCATTGGCAAGACACGCCTGGCCATCCATATTGCCAGCGAGCTACGCGGCAGCTTCGCCGACGGAGTCTATTTCGCGGCGCTGGCGCCGATCCGCGACCCTGGGCTGGTGCTGCCGACGATTGCGCACGCACTGGGGGTGAAGTGCCACGCCGATCAGCCGCTGCTGGATGGGCTGCGCGACGCACTGCACGGCCGGCGCATCCTGCTGGTGCTCGACAACTTCGAGCAGATTCTGGCGGCCGCGCCGCTGGTGGCCGAGCTGCTGCGCGCGGCACCACTCCTGAAGGTGCTGGTCACAAGCCGCGCCGCGCTGCACCTTTCGGGCGAGCACCTGTTTGTAGTGCCGCCGCTGGGGCTGCCGGAAGGGCGCGTGCTGCCGCAGCCCGCGCAGCTGATCGCCTACCCGGCCATCCAGCTGTTTCTCGCGCGCGTGCAGGCGATCAACCCGGCGTTTGCGCCCACGGCGAGCGATATGCGCACGGTGGCCGAGATCTGCGCCTGCCTGGATGGGCTGCCGCTGGCGATCGAGCTGGCGGCCGCGCGCAGCCGGCTGTTTAGCCCGCAGACACTGCTCGAGCGGCTGCGCGGTGCGTCGGGCGCGCGCATGCTGCAGTTCCTGGTCGATGGCCCACGCGACCTACCCTCGCACCAGCAGACGCTGCGCGGCACGATCGACTGGAGCTACGAGCTGCTGGATGTGCCCGAGCGCGCGCTCCTGCTGCGGCTGGCGGTGTTCGTGGGCG
The sequence above is drawn from the Candidatus Kouleothrix ribensis genome and encodes:
- a CDS encoding class I SAM-dependent RNA methyltransferase, with the protein product MTLSPKLFRRQVIDAARAGTPTQPICPHAAPAGFCGGCTFQDRTYAAQVAAKQAALRALWQLDLPADLLAQVEMIGSPNPFGYRTRMDYVASKERFGLRRGGKYNYIVDLNECHLIPPAAFAAARAVYTQAIELGLPDYNLRSHAGFLRYIVVRRSPQGTLLLAIVTAAPDAEGHYAAIVEQLAARALEQPAVAGLHWLINDTLTDRSFGTPLRHWGAELLEMQVGAHTLAIDPNTFFQNNVHLLLPLLDDIQLAVCGGQPESPGDHRQPTVADLYGGVGTIALHLADHVGHVTCVESVEASAHLGQHNIKTSGARNVAMVAADVLAFLRTQAPGAFDVVVADPPRTGLGPDVCRELLRLRPRRFVYVSCNALSQLDDARMLLAGYRLTALRGYDMFPQTPHLEVLAIFEARA
- a CDS encoding DUF11 domain-containing protein — protein: MPFSRLVSMAGLLALVALVLGAAWPSLPPQSVAHAAGLNVAYVYTTDTVARDGFKAMLQLRGFTVSTVLQSNTAFDFSTVDSIILGDDTSWAAGAASPPNFNNISSFGRYIVGVGNGGAAFFGLRTLAIGNTQLNNDKQAQALNPGDAVWLTPKAISLPADGKLTFYNRIVALREVPDLRLPNTVTRIAQRLDLQGATAYPLIGQTSSGQLGAQCNVLWGFRALPRYLSPAGANVFENILRNNVCTDVSATQADLSIGKTAAPEPVNVGAQLTYSLTVANAGPNAAPGATVVDTLPAGVTFVSATPSQGSCSFAAGIVTCSLGTLSIGATAATISIVVKPAEEGKLLNSASVAAQALDPDMANNVASAGSTVNLPPTYTFINLAAYKAFDPGLIVTQIKPDLSIFGAEITQGIQCFDTSKGLSGCADNSLPYVAKKDTTARIYLGVGAPFTRLNNIPVRLHIFANGVEYLVSMIGNATTSLDQSVHDAAEAYFNVNFSNAISVSFYAEVDPNNTISESNESNNRFPASGLLTRTFSPRKSLKLVGRRLRYHPPGYSGQQYAGGWAVNGGAAAWYSQLLPMRNNGINYAVSSGYLNWTGSLDSGTGQHALIQNLNSTWILENVFSWMFNANGFTGANQVYGWVPDQGYSGGHADMPIYPHAGGLGVVGIGTDRPGTDTDNPGGGALIMGHELTHDYNLLHTNTGDSCGSADGNANFPYSSSSIQEFGFNPITGKIYNPANTHDLMSYCPAGGSKQGWISPFTWTTMFNKLAPGAAAQPNRADIDAIPSSVLSIDAMIDNPAISDTGAFGELYQADASVPATVLPTGDYAVQLKDAGGTIVQTTNFAVDFKSEYHSFHPLLRGLNSVGDPSDSTTAELSFVVPWVDGTTTIVLLHGAKVLDTQVVSPNAPSLQITSPSGATTWAAGSTQLLAWSASDPDNDTLHYSVFYSHDGANWALLAENLATTSYDVDVDSLAGGTNVHFRVVATDGVNTTTDETDGAINLPNKLPQPTISNPISGAAVPVGDLVVLQGFGFDLEDGQLADSVLSWSSSRQGLLGTGASLPITTLQPGLHTITLTATDSSNQTASVSVQLFIGERVYLPQARR
- a CDS encoding sigma-70 family RNA polymerase sigma factor, which codes for MTIQATSRPINRTSANRAGGERLLAATTLDPHGLSLPALVQHCTAESEHFYRGRPYDTSFAYELFRRALVERDEQAWEYVYAHYAQLVESWVRRSGAFASCGESSEFFIGAAFTKFWRAMSPERFATFPTLAALLHYLQLCTGSVVIDSVRAQSWAEMISDDALTPSQMPQASADEEALERVQRGEFWQAIDTLLQDDAERAVVVGSFVLGLKPGEIYHNRPDLFGDIHDVYNVKRNVLSRLSRNSELRHELGYA
- a CDS encoding beta-propeller fold lactonase family protein, which translates into the protein MQAFKKRSFHYFFTALLIGLGLTLPVPQPAAAGIIPSTITVTNSAIENTDGNGCSLYEALQASFNGAPYHQCSAGDGMNLIVFGGSAAGATITMPPPPSSLDLPMINKNVTITGPVTISGGSPQNDLHIFRIAPSGTLNLVNLTLKDAHTSGGGAAILDLNRGTINALGVAFVNNIADGDGGAINSNGVVNIVGSTFMGNKAKGVNGVANNSATGYGGAIYVDGSETLKLALTNFSGNLADKGGGAVYYSAKSADLSDTIFSGNLVNGTGSNESAPRGGGALYADSDTTVTILRSAFNGNLTPTSNGGALYSAINATTVISQTAFNGNIAASAGNSGQGGALYNAGGTLDISQALFLNNAVALGDGGAIANDRHGNLSIENSTFTANAALLGNGGAINNTTTQMGGPASSFTARNVTFSANAAVNSSGHGGAIFNAPGHSATLGNSIVDTSVGDNCTGTISSLGHNLDSAGTCGFNQAGDLSGQSAKLDAPAFNGGPLTALLSQKLLAGSPAIDVGDPAICAAVPVGNIDQRGDPRPKDGDGQAGAVCDIGALENDPLLAGYGSTPVQPGSIDFGSAVIGGSADALLTIFETGNTTLQVSNPHISGPNANDFALAVNIPFPLSIADGGAAKQVSLYCAPSGAGLRTATLTFTTNDLAHPQVSYTLTCTGTTVPKPAFGSAPAAPGPIDLGTTIVFTAIDATFVISSTGDADLHPALANPALGGSNPADFQVLNVVPATLAPGQRHTVQVRCLPSALGIRTATLTFTSDDPAHPATSFNLACKGEPAPPPLLAKPGQSINNSPAKGLDGAYGVAISPDGNNVYVTGNLSNAVSVFSRDPASGTLTSIQNFTNAALNGLNGARLVTVSPDGKNVYVASSAANALVTMYRDTSTGMLSQGGTFQSGLSGAYGVVVSPDGRFIYVSSTTAGTVSIFSRSSSTGLPNFVTSVNDAGLAGAHGLALSPDGLSLYVTAYSSPDANTGALVVYKRNPADGTLSHVQTRNECDLLACLFGSGFLDGLGGAYQVAVSPDGLFVYVVGTYDGAVVVFKRNGLDGSVARVRTYKDNAGGIDGLDGVSGVALSPNSKYLFATGFNDKSIAAFTRDTETGLLSFSQLVQRNPLVGGPALPLLDGARDIGVSPDGTSVYAAAFIDDAVVGLHTANPIPALLSLAPGSAPAGGAAFTLAVQGADFVPGAVIYWGATALTTTFVNNTKLTAGISADKIAAAGSINIKVVNPAPGGGTSNQEKFTITAPGDNPLPSITTITPGSAPAGGVAFTLTVNGTNFIAGSKVRWNGTDRTTTFVSAGQLTAQISAADIAAGGPVGVSVFNPGPGGGLSNTAEFNVAAPGENPTPTIAGISPSQTLVDVATADQLTLLITGANFIGDSQAQWNGANRPTSYVNATTLKMLVTAADLALGGQGSITVENPGPGGGLSNTATFTIYTIRSRLYIPVGRR